A single region of the Capra hircus breed San Clemente chromosome X unlocalized genomic scaffold, ASM170441v1, whole genome shotgun sequence genome encodes:
- the MAGEH1 gene encoding melanoma-associated antigen H1: MPRGRKSRRRRNARAAEENRNSRKIQASETSETPMAASVGSSTPEDDLSCPEEDPNTPEETSTTPEESLSIAQAQKPSVARSNFQGTKKSLLMSILALIFIMGNSAKEALVWKVLGKLGMQPGQQHSIFGDPKKVVTEEFVRRGYLIYKPVPRSSPVEYEFFWGPRAHVESSKLKVMHFVARVRNRCSKDWPCNYDWDSDDDAEVEAILNSGARGYSAP, from the coding sequence ATGCCACGGGGACGAAAGAGCCGGCGTCGCCGTAATGCAAGGGCCGCAGAGGAGAACCGCAACAGTCGTAAGATTCAGGCCTCAGAAACCTCTGAGACCCCGATGGCCGCCTCTGTGGGCTCGAGCACCCCGGAGGACGACCTGAGCTGCCCAGAGGAAGACCCAAACACTCCAGAGGAGACCTCCACTACTCCTGAGGAATCCTTGAGCATTGCTCAAGCGCAGAAGCCCTCGGTAGCCCGGAGCAACTTTCAAGGCACCAAGAAAAGTCTCCTGATGTCTATATTAGCCCTCATCTTCATCATGGGCAACAGCGCCAAGGAGGCCCTGGTCTGGAAAGTGCTAGGAAAGTTGGGGATGCAGCCTGGCCAGCAGCACAGCATCTTTGGAGATCCAAAGAAGGTCGTTACAGAAGAGTTTGTGCGCAGAGGGTACCTGATTTATAAGCCGGTGCCCCGTAGCAGCCCCGTGGAGTACGAGTTCTTCTGGGGACCTAGAGCACACGTGGAATCAAGCAAGCTGAAAGTCATGCACTTTGTGGCAAGGGTGCGTAACCGGTGCTCCAAGGACTGGCCATGTAATTACGATTGGGATTCTGATGATGATGCAGAAGTTGAGGCTATCCTCAATTCAGGTGCGAGAGGTTATTCTGCTCCTTAG